Proteins co-encoded in one Microbacterium hydrocarbonoxydans genomic window:
- a CDS encoding ABC transporter substrate-binding protein codes for MMFRRKNDARPSRRLWIAGAAAAATAAVLLSGCAPAGGGSSSSSSADTLVAYTGQSGDYQINFNPYSPSQIGGIGTIYESLFFVTNVNNDPYVPLLGTEYAWNDDGTQLTVTVREGVTWSDGEAFTADDVAFTFQMMLDTPSLNNGGFDGMVEAVDDTQVVFTWDYPAFVSAPTLLGRTPIVPEHIWSGIDPTTDVMAEPVGTGPYTLSNFKPQAFTLESNPDYWDGEPAVKAVRYLSLSGNTAGADALKAGTIDWQTGPVPDIQNVSTTYPGYDAITIPQNQVALLTCSNADLGCTGPQTDPAVRQAIYAALNRDQINSLAFQNTASEISPTLALTTTQKDLISSSVAEPVAPNTADPEGAAEILEAAGWEKGTDGIYAREGEKLALTVEVVTGWTDYITAIDTMAQQLKAAGIELKVSQSSWNEWTDKKGKGTYQLAIDSLGQGAASDPYYLYDKYFNTEFTAPVGEVAPQNVARFSDPAVDAALAVLKATNPEDTAARQAQFDIIQAEIVTSMPYIPVLTGGTTSEFHADKFTGWPTLDDLYAFPAIWASPDNAQIFKALKPTGE; via the coding sequence ATGATGTTCCGCAGAAAGAACGATGCACGACCGTCGAGACGGCTCTGGATCGCGGGCGCCGCGGCTGCTGCGACCGCCGCAGTCCTGCTGTCGGGATGCGCACCCGCAGGGGGAGGCTCGTCCTCCTCGTCGAGCGCCGACACCCTCGTCGCGTACACCGGACAGTCGGGCGACTACCAGATCAACTTCAACCCGTACTCGCCGTCGCAGATCGGCGGGATCGGCACGATCTACGAGTCGCTGTTCTTCGTCACGAACGTGAACAACGACCCCTACGTGCCGCTGCTCGGCACCGAGTACGCCTGGAACGACGACGGCACCCAGCTGACCGTGACGGTGCGCGAGGGCGTCACCTGGTCGGACGGCGAGGCATTCACCGCCGACGACGTGGCGTTCACGTTCCAGATGATGCTCGACACCCCGTCACTGAACAACGGCGGTTTCGACGGCATGGTCGAGGCCGTCGACGACACCCAGGTCGTGTTCACGTGGGATTACCCGGCGTTCGTGAGCGCGCCGACGCTGCTCGGACGCACCCCGATCGTGCCCGAGCACATCTGGTCGGGCATCGACCCGACGACCGACGTGATGGCCGAGCCGGTCGGCACAGGGCCGTACACCCTGAGCAACTTCAAGCCGCAGGCGTTCACGCTGGAATCCAACCCGGACTACTGGGACGGCGAGCCTGCGGTGAAGGCCGTGCGCTATCTGTCTCTGTCGGGCAACACCGCCGGGGCCGATGCGCTGAAGGCCGGCACGATCGACTGGCAGACGGGCCCCGTCCCCGACATCCAGAACGTGTCGACCACCTACCCGGGCTATGACGCGATCACCATCCCGCAGAACCAGGTCGCTCTGCTCACGTGCTCGAACGCCGACCTGGGCTGCACAGGACCCCAGACCGACCCCGCGGTGCGGCAGGCGATCTACGCCGCGCTGAACCGCGACCAGATCAACTCTCTCGCGTTCCAGAACACCGCCAGCGAGATCTCTCCGACGCTCGCGCTCACCACGACGCAGAAGGATCTGATCTCCTCCTCGGTCGCCGAACCCGTCGCGCCCAACACGGCCGACCCCGAGGGCGCCGCCGAGATCCTCGAAGCCGCCGGATGGGAGAAGGGCACGGACGGGATCTACGCCCGTGAGGGCGAGAAGCTCGCGCTGACGGTCGAGGTGGTGACCGGGTGGACCGACTACATCACGGCGATCGACACGATGGCCCAGCAGCTCAAGGCCGCGGGCATCGAGCTGAAGGTGTCGCAGTCATCATGGAACGAGTGGACCGACAAGAAGGGCAAGGGCACGTACCAGCTGGCGATCGACTCGCTCGGCCAGGGCGCGGCATCCGACCCCTACTACCTCTATGACAAGTACTTCAACACGGAGTTCACGGCGCCCGTGGGCGAAGTCGCGCCGCAGAACGTCGCCCGCTTCAGCGACCCGGCCGTCGACGCCGCGCTCGCGGTGCTGAAGGCGACGAATCCCGAGGACACGGCCGCGCGTCAGGCGCAGTTCGACATCATCCAGGCCGAGATCGTCACGTCGATGCCGTACATCCCGGTGCTGACCGGTGGCACGACGAGCGAGTTCCACGCCGACAAGTTCACGGGCTGGCCGACCCTCGACGACCTCTACGCGTTCCCCGCGATCTGGGCGTCACCCGACAACGCGCAGATCTTCAAGGCGCTGAAGCCGACGGGGGAGTGA
- a CDS encoding ABC transporter permease: MNYVVRKLGFYLVALWAALTLNFLIPRLLPGNPVDILLAKLQQRGGIVTPATRDAYELLLGGDSDQPLLLQYWNYLVNVFRGDLGVSVSYFPTPVTEVISTSLPWTIVLVGVATVLAAVIGVTLGAIVGWKPGTWLDSLVPATTLLAAVPYFWLALILVYFFASTLKMFPSQGGYDVVLDPGFSWEFIASAIQYGFLPALTIVIASVGGWLLGMRNMMVSTLSEDYIVTAQAKGLTPGRILRHYAARNAVLPSIAGFAISLGFVVSGSIVTEQVFSYPGIGSKLLSAVTNNDYALMQGLFLFITLAVLGANLIVDLFYGLIDPRTRVNA; the protein is encoded by the coding sequence GTGAACTATGTCGTTCGAAAGCTGGGGTTCTATCTCGTGGCACTCTGGGCCGCGCTGACCCTGAACTTCCTCATCCCCCGGCTCCTGCCCGGGAATCCGGTCGACATCCTGCTCGCGAAGCTGCAGCAGAGAGGCGGGATCGTCACTCCTGCGACTCGTGATGCCTACGAGCTCCTTCTCGGCGGCGACTCGGACCAGCCGCTGCTCCTGCAGTACTGGAACTACCTCGTCAACGTCTTCCGCGGTGACCTGGGCGTCTCCGTGAGCTACTTCCCGACGCCCGTCACCGAGGTGATCAGCACGTCTCTGCCGTGGACGATCGTGCTGGTCGGCGTGGCCACGGTGCTCGCCGCCGTGATCGGCGTGACCCTCGGTGCGATCGTGGGATGGAAGCCCGGCACCTGGCTGGACTCGCTGGTGCCGGCCACGACCCTGCTCGCCGCCGTGCCGTATTTCTGGCTGGCGCTGATCCTGGTCTACTTCTTCGCCTCGACGCTCAAGATGTTCCCGTCGCAGGGCGGCTACGACGTCGTGCTCGACCCCGGGTTCAGCTGGGAGTTCATCGCCTCCGCGATCCAGTACGGGTTCCTGCCGGCGCTCACGATCGTCATCGCGTCGGTCGGCGGGTGGCTGCTCGGCATGCGCAACATGATGGTGTCGACGCTGTCGGAGGACTACATCGTCACCGCGCAGGCGAAGGGACTCACTCCCGGACGCATCCTTCGCCACTATGCGGCCCGCAACGCCGTGCTGCCCTCGATCGCGGGGTTCGCGATCTCGTTGGGGTTCGTCGTCTCGGGATCCATCGTCACCGAGCAGGTCTTCTCCTACCCCGGCATCGGTTCGAAGCTGCTCTCGGCGGTCACGAACAACGACTACGCGCTGATGCAGGGTCTGTTCCTGTTCATCACCCTCGCCGTGCTCGGCGCCAACCTGATCGTCGACCTGTTCTACGGCCTGATCGATCCCCGCACTCGGGTGAACGCCTGA
- a CDS encoding ABC transporter permease, giving the protein MTNLSPRTEPSVADSTMTLATAQAERGKPPRSAWRMMLPTMTPWLAFGLILIGGITLFGVIGPLFVQDPTTIRDAGLQPPSAEHILGTTQTGQDVFAQLAYATAGSLQIGLIVGVLATILSAFFGILGAYIGGFADEAFSLFSNVFLVIPGLPLVIVISGFVPQEQRGLWTIAVVLAITGWAASSRVLRAQTLSIRNRDYVAASRVAGERAGRVIAVEILPNLLPVLASQFVFAVIAAILGEAGLSFLGLGASNSSTLGTMLFYAQNGFALSLGAWWWFVPPGLIIALFGMGLSLVNFSIDEIINPKLKNVRLHRRRARIAAREERALAARERKALA; this is encoded by the coding sequence ATGACGAACCTCTCACCTCGGACCGAGCCCAGCGTCGCCGACTCGACGATGACCCTCGCCACCGCCCAGGCCGAGCGGGGCAAGCCTCCGCGCTCCGCGTGGCGGATGATGCTCCCGACGATGACGCCGTGGCTCGCCTTCGGACTGATCCTCATCGGCGGCATCACGCTCTTCGGCGTCATCGGGCCGTTGTTCGTGCAGGATCCGACCACCATCCGCGACGCAGGTCTGCAGCCCCCGAGTGCCGAGCACATCCTCGGCACCACGCAGACGGGGCAGGACGTCTTCGCGCAGCTCGCCTACGCGACGGCCGGATCGCTGCAGATCGGCCTGATCGTCGGCGTGCTGGCCACCATCCTGTCCGCGTTCTTCGGCATCCTGGGCGCGTACATCGGCGGGTTCGCCGACGAGGCGTTCTCGCTGTTCTCGAACGTGTTCCTCGTCATCCCGGGGCTTCCGCTCGTGATCGTGATCTCGGGCTTCGTGCCTCAGGAACAGCGTGGCCTGTGGACCATCGCCGTGGTGCTCGCGATCACGGGATGGGCCGCGTCGAGCCGGGTGCTGCGCGCCCAGACGCTCTCGATCCGCAACCGCGACTACGTCGCCGCCTCCCGGGTGGCGGGGGAGAGGGCGGGACGCGTGATCGCCGTCGAGATCCTGCCGAACCTGCTCCCCGTGCTCGCCTCCCAGTTCGTCTTCGCGGTGATCGCCGCGATCCTCGGTGAGGCGGGACTGTCGTTCCTCGGACTCGGCGCATCGAACTCGTCGACCCTCGGAACGATGCTGTTCTACGCGCAGAACGGGTTCGCGCTGTCGCTCGGTGCCTGGTGGTGGTTCGTGCCACCGGGGCTCATCATCGCCCTGTTCGGCATGGGACTGTCGCTCGTCAACTTCTCGATCGACGAGATCATCAATCCCAAGCTCAAGAACGTGCGCCTGCACCGTCGCCGCGCACGCATCGCGGCGCGTGAAGAGCGCGCCCTCGCCGCCCGCGAGAGAAAGGCACTGGCATGA
- a CDS encoding ABC transporter ATP-binding protein, whose amino-acid sequence MTLTEAPPRRSERSAVISIEDLSVVYEVETPVTAVKHASLSLAPGEILGLAGESGCGKTTLAYAINRLHRPPARIASGTITFHDRDGSDLDLMALEEDELRAFRWTKLSMVFQGAMNALNPVTTIKAQLCDVLLTHRPELSKRQRVERAGDVLERVGVDRARLQSYPHELSGGMRQRVMIAMAMLLEPQVMIMDEPTTALDVVVQRDILREIVRLRDELDFAVIFITHDLPLLLEISDRIAIMLRGEIVELGTAERIYREPEHEYTRQLLSSFPSLSGSRGGFIRTGDDEGQGDYR is encoded by the coding sequence ATGACACTCACCGAAGCTCCCCCGCGCCGTTCCGAGCGTTCGGCGGTGATCAGCATCGAGGACCTCTCCGTCGTCTACGAGGTGGAGACGCCCGTGACCGCGGTCAAGCATGCGAGTCTCTCGCTCGCCCCCGGCGAGATCCTCGGCCTCGCCGGTGAGTCCGGATGCGGCAAGACGACGCTCGCATACGCGATCAATCGACTGCACAGGCCGCCGGCGCGCATCGCATCGGGAACCATCACGTTCCACGACCGGGACGGCTCGGACCTCGATCTGATGGCGCTCGAGGAGGACGAGCTCCGCGCCTTCCGCTGGACCAAGCTGTCGATGGTCTTCCAAGGCGCGATGAACGCCCTCAACCCGGTCACGACGATCAAGGCCCAGCTGTGCGACGTGCTGCTGACGCATCGTCCCGAGCTGTCGAAGAGACAGCGTGTCGAGCGCGCGGGAGACGTGCTCGAGCGCGTCGGCGTCGACCGTGCGCGACTGCAGTCGTATCCGCACGAGCTCTCGGGCGGCATGAGGCAGAGGGTCATGATCGCCATGGCGATGCTGCTCGAACCGCAGGTCATGATCATGGACGAGCCCACCACCGCGCTCGATGTCGTGGTGCAGCGCGACATCCTGCGCGAGATCGTGCGCTTGCGCGATGAGCTCGACTTCGCGGTCATCTTCATCACGCACGACCTTCCGCTGCTTCTGGAGATCAGCGATCGCATCGCGATCATGCTGCGCGGCGAGATCGTCGAGCTCGGAACGGCCGAGCGCATCTATCGCGAGCCCGAGCACGAGTACACCAGGCAGCTGCTCTCATCGTTCCCGAGCCTCAGCGGCTCGCGCGGAGGGTTCATCCGAACCGGAGACGACGAAGGGCAGGGGGACTACCGATGA
- a CDS encoding ATP-binding cassette domain-containing protein: MTTIRVSELTKDFTIKKGFGRTAFRAVDRVSFELVPGRTVALVGESGSGKSTIARILSRLEKPTSGRIDVTRDDGTPVPRSLYRQHVQMVFQDPFASLNPFHTIEHHIARPIRIHHADRSARAVHEKVVSMLERVNLHPAAEVAARRPHELSGGQRQRVAIARALAPGAEVLIADEPVSMLDVSIRLGVLNLLGRLQREDDLALLYITHDLATARHFSDEILVLYRGRIVERGPADDVILNPQHPYTRLLAVAAPDPEKIGKVVSGEVVTDRSTLDNTVCFNHYTHSWESADREPAGV; encoded by the coding sequence ATGACCACCATCCGCGTATCCGAGCTGACCAAGGACTTCACGATCAAGAAGGGCTTCGGTCGCACCGCGTTCCGTGCGGTCGACCGGGTCTCGTTCGAGCTGGTGCCCGGCCGCACCGTCGCGCTCGTGGGCGAGTCGGGATCGGGCAAGTCCACGATCGCGAGGATCCTCTCCCGCCTCGAGAAGCCGACGTCGGGACGCATCGATGTCACGCGCGACGATGGCACGCCGGTGCCGCGGTCGCTCTACCGGCAGCATGTGCAGATGGTGTTCCAGGACCCGTTCGCGTCACTCAACCCCTTCCACACGATCGAGCACCACATCGCCCGCCCCATTCGCATCCATCACGCGGACCGCAGCGCCCGCGCGGTGCACGAGAAGGTCGTGTCGATGCTCGAGCGGGTCAACCTGCACCCCGCGGCCGAGGTCGCCGCCCGCAGGCCGCACGAGCTGTCGGGCGGGCAGCGCCAGCGCGTCGCGATCGCCAGGGCGCTGGCGCCGGGCGCCGAGGTGCTCATCGCAGACGAACCGGTCTCGATGCTCGACGTGTCGATCAGGCTCGGCGTGCTCAACCTGCTGGGCCGACTGCAGCGCGAGGACGACCTGGCACTGCTCTACATCACCCACGACCTCGCCACCGCGCGGCACTTCTCCGACGAGATCCTCGTGCTGTACCGGGGACGCATCGTGGAACGCGGGCCGGCGGACGACGTGATCCTCAACCCGCAGCACCCGTACACCCGCCTGCTCGCCGTGGCAGCCCCCGACCCCGAGAAGATCGGCAAGGTGGTGTCGGGAGAGGTCGTCACCGACCGTTCGACCCTCGACAACACCGTGTGCTTCAACCACTACACGCACTCGTGGGAGTCGGCTGACCGGGAGCCGGCGGGTGTCTGA
- a CDS encoding beta-galactosidase — MASHRRSTPWPTEGMSFGGDYSPEQWSWDVVLEDMALMREAGVNLVTLGVFSWAVHEPREGVFDFTWLDRMLDLLHENGIAVDLATPTAAVPMWLHRLHPEILPQDRNRHPLAPGGRLGWCPSSPVFRSYALRIVERLADHVAGHPAVRLWHVSNELGGGNARCHCPVSNARFREWVEAKYRTVEALNAAWGMAFWGNSYSSFEEVTTPWGETAHNPGQLLDYERFSSDELLAHYRAEKDVLQRLAPGIPVTTNFMVGLGPDVVDYTRWADEMDIVANDHYTFGPDPLRHQDLAFSGDRMRGLSGGAPWMLMEHATGASSWHRINQPKTPGELARHAFAHVARGSDSVMYFQWRASRSGTEQFHSAMLPHSGAQSRVFRDVVDLGSQLAALAEVRGTTVEPAAVALLHDNEAGWALKSGLKPSNDLRYADTARAVHNALFTRAVTADIVAPWASLAGYRLVIVPGLFLVSDENARAVRDFVDAGGTVLVTWFSGIVDEVNTVRIGGYPGAFRSLLGVTSEEFSPLDADQSLRLDNGWTVRRWAERLREPEPDDRTEVLARHTEGALSGGAALTRRRVGAGAAYYLSVDLDAESLGALVDSLLDETGIAPAAAVSPGIEAVRRRGDDASYLFLINHAEKEGSAEASGVDLLTGREHAGTVSVPAGGVAVIRERATD, encoded by the coding sequence ATGGCATCGCACCGACGATCGACGCCGTGGCCGACCGAGGGGATGTCGTTCGGCGGGGACTACAGCCCCGAGCAGTGGTCGTGGGACGTGGTGCTCGAGGACATGGCGCTCATGCGCGAGGCGGGGGTGAACCTGGTCACGCTCGGAGTGTTCTCGTGGGCCGTGCACGAGCCGCGCGAGGGCGTCTTCGACTTCACGTGGCTGGATCGCATGCTCGACCTGCTGCACGAGAACGGCATCGCGGTCGACCTGGCCACGCCCACGGCCGCGGTGCCCATGTGGCTGCACCGCCTGCACCCCGAGATCCTGCCGCAGGACAGGAACCGGCATCCGCTCGCCCCCGGAGGCCGCCTCGGCTGGTGTCCGTCGTCGCCGGTCTTCCGTTCGTACGCCCTGCGGATCGTCGAACGTCTCGCCGATCACGTCGCGGGCCACCCGGCCGTGAGGCTGTGGCACGTGAGCAACGAACTCGGCGGGGGCAACGCGCGCTGCCACTGCCCGGTGTCGAACGCCAGGTTCCGCGAGTGGGTCGAAGCGAAGTACCGCACGGTCGAGGCGCTCAACGCCGCGTGGGGCATGGCCTTCTGGGGCAACTCCTACTCGTCGTTCGAAGAGGTCACGACGCCGTGGGGCGAGACGGCGCACAACCCCGGCCAGCTGCTCGACTACGAGAGGTTCTCGTCAGACGAGCTGCTCGCCCACTACCGCGCCGAGAAGGACGTGCTGCAGCGCCTCGCGCCCGGCATCCCGGTGACCACGAACTTCATGGTGGGCCTCGGCCCCGACGTCGTGGACTACACGCGCTGGGCCGATGAGATGGACATCGTCGCGAACGACCACTACACGTTCGGCCCCGATCCGCTGCGGCACCAGGACCTCGCCTTCAGCGGCGATCGCATGCGCGGGCTCAGCGGCGGTGCGCCGTGGATGCTCATGGAGCACGCCACGGGAGCATCGAGCTGGCACCGCATCAATCAGCCGAAGACGCCGGGCGAGCTCGCCCGACACGCGTTCGCGCACGTGGCTCGGGGTTCCGACAGCGTCATGTACTTCCAGTGGCGGGCCTCGCGGTCGGGAACCGAGCAGTTCCACTCCGCGATGCTCCCGCATTCCGGTGCGCAGAGCCGTGTCTTCCGCGACGTGGTCGACCTCGGGTCGCAGCTGGCTGCGCTCGCCGAGGTGAGGGGGACCACCGTCGAACCCGCGGCCGTGGCTCTCCTGCACGACAACGAGGCGGGGTGGGCGCTCAAGTCGGGGCTGAAGCCGAGCAACGACCTGCGGTACGCCGACACGGCGCGAGCCGTGCACAACGCTCTGTTCACCCGCGCGGTCACGGCCGACATCGTGGCACCCTGGGCGTCTCTCGCCGGGTACCGACTCGTGATCGTGCCAGGACTGTTCCTCGTGTCCGACGAGAATGCGCGTGCCGTGCGCGACTTCGTCGACGCCGGCGGCACTGTGCTCGTGACCTGGTTCTCGGGCATCGTCGACGAGGTGAACACGGTGCGGATCGGCGGGTATCCGGGAGCGTTCCGGTCGCTGCTGGGCGTGACGAGCGAAGAGTTCTCGCCGCTCGACGCCGACCAGAGCCTGCGTCTCGACAACGGGTGGACCGTGCGGCGCTGGGCCGAACGACTCCGCGAGCCCGAGCCCGATGACCGGACGGAGGTGCTGGCTCGTCATACCGAGGGGGCGCTCTCGGGCGGCGCGGCCCTCACCAGGCGTCGGGTCGGTGCAGGCGCGGCCTACTACCTCTCCGTCGATCTCGATGCCGAGAGTCTGGGGGCGCTCGTCGACAGCCTGCTCGACGAGACCGGCATCGCTCCGGCCGCCGCGGTCTCGCCGGGGATCGAAGCCGTGCGCCGGCGGGGAGACGACGCGTCGTATCTCTTCCTGATCAACCATGCCGAGAAGGAGGGGAGTGCCGAGGCCTCGGGCGTCGATCTCCTGACCGGCCGGGAGCATGCGGGAACCGTCTCGGTCCCCGCCGGGGGAGTCGCGGTCATCCGGGAGCGTGCGACCGACTGA
- a CDS encoding ATP-binding protein — protein sequence MRDALDNPFSPGSDTIPDVWAGRTEQLSDWRDVVRPRRLAGLPERGRTVLGEPGLGKSALVRRIAQQASRAGDWVTPQLRIPAGADPLKLVAEAVLALAADAGLPSSREKRIGDAIARVQAVALSGVSLTLRGADGREPYAALTELLVEVGLAAIAEGSVVALIHIDEVQNITDERALSQLLIALGDALTHEVEVTVPGNARVARSLPIAVYLTGLPDFEDMAGARKGATFARRFKTTTLSAIDDEDLAEALQEFVLDGWEVPDGTGGTTRVRMEPAAAALIVDLCRGEPFLFQLAGEQAWYAGDTPTITAVQVRQGWRGAQREATAHVERILERLPARERQLLQVMAELPVADRTATRIADAMGFSKVTEVGPTAQRLDTVRGIIDRGKPYTFRHRAVEAYLSSDWPHV from the coding sequence ATGCGTGACGCGCTCGACAATCCGTTCAGCCCAGGCTCCGACACGATTCCCGACGTGTGGGCGGGGCGCACCGAGCAGTTGAGCGACTGGCGCGACGTGGTGCGGCCGCGCCGACTCGCCGGTCTGCCCGAGCGGGGGAGGACAGTGCTCGGCGAGCCGGGGCTCGGCAAGTCGGCTCTCGTGCGCCGCATCGCGCAGCAGGCATCCCGTGCAGGCGACTGGGTCACGCCTCAGCTGCGCATCCCGGCCGGCGCCGATCCGCTGAAGCTGGTCGCCGAAGCGGTGCTGGCCCTCGCCGCCGACGCGGGGCTCCCCTCGTCGCGTGAGAAGCGCATCGGTGATGCGATCGCGCGCGTGCAGGCGGTGGCGCTCTCGGGGGTGTCGCTCACTCTGCGCGGCGCCGACGGGCGGGAGCCGTATGCCGCGCTCACCGAGCTCCTCGTCGAGGTCGGCCTGGCGGCGATCGCCGAGGGAAGCGTCGTCGCGCTGATCCACATCGACGAGGTGCAGAACATCACCGATGAGAGGGCGCTCTCGCAGCTGCTCATCGCCCTGGGCGACGCACTCACCCACGAGGTCGAGGTGACGGTGCCCGGCAACGCCCGGGTCGCCCGTTCGCTCCCGATCGCCGTCTACCTCACCGGCCTTCCGGATTTCGAGGACATGGCCGGGGCCCGCAAGGGGGCCACGTTCGCCCGCCGGTTCAAGACGACCACGCTCTCGGCCATAGACGACGAAGACCTCGCAGAGGCGCTGCAGGAGTTCGTCCTCGATGGGTGGGAGGTGCCCGACGGCACCGGCGGCACCACGCGGGTGCGCATGGAGCCCGCGGCCGCCGCACTGATCGTCGACCTCTGCCGCGGTGAACCGTTCCTGTTCCAGCTCGCGGGCGAGCAGGCCTGGTACGCCGGCGACACCCCGACCATCACGGCGGTCCAGGTGCGTCAGGGGTGGCGCGGTGCGCAGCGCGAAGCCACGGCTCACGTCGAACGCATCCTCGAGCGTCTGCCTGCGCGCGAGCGGCAGCTTCTGCAGGTGATGGCGGAACTCCCCGTCGCCGACCGCACGGCCACCCGCATCGCGGACGCGATGGGGTTCTCCAAGGTGACGGAGGTCGGACCCACGGCGCAGCGGCTCGACACGGTGCGCGGCATCATCGACCGGGGCAAGCCCTATACGTTCCGGCATCGCGCGGTCGAGGCCTATCTGTCGAGCGACTGGCCGCACGTCTGA
- a CDS encoding MFS transporter has translation MTTTSVPKKTPAKAAIASWVGTTLEYYDFAVYGTAAALVLNQLFFPPELPEGVRVLLSMMTLAVGYVVRPLGAFILGPLGDRFGRKFVMMLTLFGIGICTFVIGCLPTFEQIGVLAPILLVVIRIIQGLSVSGEQASAISMSLEHAPDNRRGFTTSFVTSGSASGGLLATAVFIPFAALPQEDLLGWAWRIPFWLSAVVVVVAYLIRRNLEEPPSFVETQAIKIQLAPIKQVTRFHWVAIIRVAACAMIAGVSYLFATFSVAFATTGYGLDKATMLWVPVLASLLALLYTPFAGYISDIIGRKTVFIIGAVGAGLTTVPYLWAITQGNWPLIFLLGILCNGFFYSTANAAWPAFFAEMFPNRVRVSGLAVGTQIGFAIAGAIGPVASTALAGENLQNWIGPAFLGIGLMLIAVISALTAKETRRYSLDEVDDVQQTQKEKDAVTASILLP, from the coding sequence ATGACGACCACTTCTGTACCCAAGAAGACGCCGGCCAAGGCCGCCATCGCGTCTTGGGTCGGCACGACTCTGGAGTACTACGACTTCGCGGTCTATGGGACTGCCGCAGCGCTCGTGCTGAATCAGCTCTTCTTCCCGCCCGAGCTTCCGGAAGGCGTCCGCGTGCTGCTCAGCATGATGACGCTCGCCGTCGGATACGTGGTCCGCCCGCTCGGCGCATTCATCCTCGGTCCGCTGGGCGATCGCTTCGGCCGCAAGTTCGTGATGATGCTGACCCTGTTCGGCATCGGGATCTGCACGTTCGTGATCGGCTGTCTGCCGACCTTCGAGCAGATCGGCGTCCTCGCCCCGATCCTCCTGGTCGTGATCCGCATCATCCAGGGGCTCTCGGTGTCGGGGGAGCAGGCGAGTGCGATCTCGATGAGCCTCGAGCACGCTCCCGACAACCGTCGAGGGTTCACGACGAGCTTCGTGACGAGCGGTTCCGCCTCCGGCGGGCTGCTGGCGACCGCCGTCTTCATCCCGTTCGCCGCGCTGCCGCAGGAAGACCTTCTCGGCTGGGCGTGGCGCATCCCGTTCTGGCTGTCGGCCGTCGTGGTCGTGGTCGCCTACCTCATCCGCCGCAACCTCGAAGAGCCGCCGTCCTTCGTCGAGACCCAGGCGATCAAGATCCAGCTCGCACCCATCAAGCAGGTCACCCGCTTCCACTGGGTCGCGATCATCCGCGTCGCCGCCTGCGCCATGATCGCGGGCGTCAGCTACCTGTTCGCCACGTTCTCGGTCGCGTTCGCGACGACCGGTTATGGACTCGACAAGGCGACGATGCTCTGGGTGCCGGTGCTCGCGAGCCTGCTCGCACTGCTCTACACGCCGTTCGCGGGATACATCTCGGACATCATCGGTCGGAAGACGGTCTTCATCATCGGCGCGGTGGGAGCCGGGCTCACGACCGTGCCGTACCTGTGGGCGATCACGCAGGGCAACTGGCCGCTGATCTTCCTGCTCGGAATCCTGTGCAACGGCTTCTTCTACTCGACTGCGAACGCGGCCTGGCCGGCATTCTTCGCCGAGATGTTCCCGAACCGTGTGCGCGTGTCGGGCCTCGCCGTCGGTACGCAGATCGGCTTCGCGATCGCCGGTGCGATCGGACCCGTCGCTTCGACCGCCCTCGCCGGAGAGAACCTGCAGAACTGGATCGGGCCGGCGTTCCTCGGCATCGGCCTGATGCTGATCGCCGTGATCTCCGCGCTGACCGCGAAGGAGACGCGTCGGTACTCGCTCGACGAGGTCGACGACGTGCAGCAGACGCAGAAGGAGAAGGATGCTGTGACCGCATCCATCCTGCTCCCGTAG